The Cryptococcus gattii WM276 chromosome B, complete sequence genome has a segment encoding these proteins:
- a CDS encoding Hypothetical protein (Similar to SGTC gene model, INSD accession EAL20373.1; CNBF1830), producing MIDSMNLALEHKINNPHDSYQKVADLYGVSKSTLYDRHTNVHASITTSAARHLSIVQEEELVKKINEYAERGTLLTPRHVVEFAEAIYGGKLGINWGSRFIQRHHDTIHSRFSSYSELGRLQADTPETRRAFYHLVKEVYDSGLYAPHLIFNMDETAFELSSSRRVRRVAPRTHPRNGQAVPPSNEHITSVACIGIDSAPVPPLIIYQGAHLQESWFNVREEGDDVRQLAITTNSGWINSYVMLKWLEEAFDPFTRDIASGGRQRRLLILDGAEPHTKVDFLEACWARNIVVLLLPAKMSGRFQPLDVDFFNTLKAAYHRQVDAYQLGSSLRGVAKGMFWGWHQRAWRETTTSRQIRGAWRKSGLFPLDPVVMGVEEQVLGTPPPQAVAVEPLTPHSLRILRANGRAVRQGKLTSYQSMVKLEKATEQHLARIALLEKELASANAALALERATRGSRRRQRYPEGQLFDPSYQEEHAEELATRKAKEAEARRKRRQTARVGHSRAESNAAHACTPGPSGTS from the exons ATGATCGATTCTATGAACCTCGCACTTGAGCACAAGATAAACAACCCTCATGACAGCTATCAGAAAGTCGCAGATTTATACGGGGTCTCAAAGTCAACCCTCTACGACCGTCACACCAATGTACACGCGTCCATTACGACCTCGGCCGCTCGACATCTCTCTATCgtgcaggaggaggaattGGTCAAAAAGATCAATGAATATGCCGAACGAGGCACCCTCTTGACACCGAGGCATGTCGTCGAATTTGCAGAAGCGATCTACGGTGGAAAATTGGGTATCAATTGGGGCTCGCGATTCATCCAGCGACACCACGATACCATACATTCGCGTTTTTCCTCTTACAGCGAGCTTGGACGTCTACAAGCAGATACTCCAGAGACACGCAGAGCCTTTTATCACCTT GTCAAAGAGGTGTACGATAGTGGTCTTTACGCCCCCCACCTAATTTTCAACATGGACGAGACTGCTTTCGAGCTCTCGAGCTCTCGAAGAGTCCGAAGGGTTGCGCCACGTACCCACCCAAGAAATGGCCAAGCTGTACCACCGTCGAATGAGCACATCACATCGGTGGCTTGCATCGGCATTGACTCTGCGCCGGTTCCTCCCCTCATCATTTATCAAGGCGCACATCTGCAAGAAAGCTGGTTCAATGTACGGGAGGAAGGTGACGACGTACGCCAGCTTGCGATCACCACTAATTCAGGCTGGATCAACAGCTATGTGATGTTAAAATGGCTTGAAGAAGCGTTTGACCCCTTCACACGCGATATCGCCAGTGGCGGCCGGCAACGACGCCTGCTCATCCTCGACGGTGCGGAACCGCATACGAAGGTCGATTTCCTGGAAGCTTGCTGGGCTAGGAACATTgtcgttcttctccttccagcGAAGATGAGCGGCAGGTTCCAACCTCTGGATGTCGACTTCTTTAACACCTTAAAGGCAGCATACCATCGACAAGTGGATGCTTACCAACTTGGTAGCTCCCTTAGAGGGGTGGCCAAGGGGATGTTTTGGGGCTGGCACCAGAGGGCGTGGCGGGAGACGACGACCTCACGCCAAATTCGAGGAGCTTGGAGGAAATCAGGCCTGTTTCCTCTTGATCCCGTCGTCATGGGCGTTGAGGAGCAAGTGCTGGGcactcctcctcctcaggCTGTCGCTGTGGAGCCTCTTACCCCCCACAGTCTCCGCATCCTTCGCGCGAACGGTCGTGCTGTTCGGCAGGGCAAGCTGACCTCGTACCAGTCCATGGTCAAGCTTGAAAAAGCCACTGAGCAGCACTTGGCGAGGATCGCGCTtctggagaaggagctAGCTAGTGCCAATGCGGCCCTAGCGCTTGAAAGGGCTACTCGGGGGAGTAGGAGGAGGCAGAGGTATCCTGAGGGTCAACTCTTTGACCCGTCGTATCAGGAAGAGCATGCCGAGGAGCTTGCGACGAGGAAAGCGAAGGAAGCGGAGGCCAGGAGGAAGCGTAGGCAGACTGCTCGTGTCGGACACAGCAGGGCGGAGTCAAACGCCGCCCATGCATGCACGCCGGGCCCTTCGGGCACCTCCTAG
- a CDS encoding Hypothetical Protein (Similar to TIGR gene model, INSD accession AAW41784.1), producing the protein MKFSNTAPQHLANREVLDHFISLKHETDRLGEAIALKKARDSAAARKMYPLERDDPDKKDDSSLFEPLDAEKDAELKVAERRGLSTELVWIQNEVIKYLCSDLVPTSRQTPEGVVQLANELQDHQLTKAEVLQLCNLAPGEPVTLYSIIEEADTRFYPDASGKLDEIGNQIYGTLLTSPPDELLPYMPNQAGAVSTEEIYEPTYLDNADAEMEEMAMMQEEEFIHETGREGGVDDEQDGDMD; encoded by the exons ATGAAG TTCTCTAACACAGCACCACAACATCTCGCGAATCGTGAAGTCCTGGATCACTTTATCTCTCTCAAGCACGAAACCGATCGCTTAGGAGAGGCCATCGCTCTCAAAAAGGCCAGGGATTCGGCTGCAGCAAGGAAGATGTATCCACTAGAAAGGGATGATCCAGACAAAAAGGATGACTCTAGTTTATTTGAACCTCTGGATGCAGAGAAGGACGCGGAGTTGAAGGTGGCAGAGAGAAGAGGTTTGAGTACCGAATTAGTCTGGATTCAAAACGAA GTTATCAAATACCTTTGTTCTGACTTGGTACCGACTTCCCGCCAAACACCTGAGGGTGTTGTTCAACTGGCGAACGAGCTGCAAGATCATCAACTTACAAAGGCCGAAGTCCTTCAGTTGTGTAATCTTGCTCCTGGAGAACCAGTCACTCTCTACTCT ATAATAGAAGAAGCCGATACACGTTTCTACCCCGACGCCTCCGGGAAGCTGGACGAGATTGGCAACCAAATCTACGGTACCCTGCTTACCTCCCCGCCCGACGAACTCCTACCCTACATGCCCAACCAGGCAGGTGCCGTTTCCACTGAGGAAATTTATGAACCGACATACCTTGACAATGCCGATGCcgagatggaagagatggcTATGATgcaggaggaagagttcATCCACGAGACTGGAAGAGAAGGTGGAGTGGATGACGAGCAAGATGGAGATATGGACTAG
- a CDS encoding Transcription cofactor involved in meiotic gene expression, putative; Swi6p (Similar to TIGR gene model, INSD accession AAW41783.1) has protein sequence MGKKVIASGGDNGPNTIYKATYSGVPVYEMVCRDVAVMRRRSDAYLNATQILKVAGFDKPQRTRVLEREVQKGEHEKVQGGYGKYQGTWIPIERGLALAKQYGVEDILRPIIDYVPTSVSPPPAPKHSVAPPSKARRDREKETGRTKATPSRTGPTSAAALQAQAQLNRAKMHDSTPDADASFRSFEERVSLTPEDDSSSDTPSPVASVMTDQDMEVDKMGMHMSMPNVTLSQNMEELGAGSRKRSAAMMMEDEDQFGQLRSIRGNSAVHTPHGTPRQLGIGMPPEPIGPEQYTDIILNYFVSETSQIPSILVSPPHDFDPNAPIDDDGHTALHWACAMGRVRVVKLLLTAGASIFAGNNAEQTPLMRSVMFSNNYDMRKFPELYELLHRSTLNIDKQNRTVFHHIANLALTKGKTHAAKYYMETILARLADYPQELADVINFQDEEGETALTIAARARSRRLVKALLDHGANPKIKNRDSRSAEDYILEDERFRSSPVPAPNGNIGKASTSAAAERPLFAPQLYFSEAARLCGGQALTDITSHMQSLARSFDAELQGKERDILQAKALLTNIHTEVTENGRSITAITNQAAPLEEKRHELESLQASLKTRVKDALKKGYIGWLEGELIREQRWEKGELDGNEEERAAVQALKDVPTGGQEVVQAEEEKLRWEIEEKRKRRAMFVEKFVRAQSEAGTSEQIAKYRKLVSAGLGGVSTNEVDELMNELLEGLEEESDSQVYNTSTGESGPSSWVQ, from the exons ATGGGCAAGAAGGTCATCGCCTCTGGTGGGGATAATGGACCCAATACCATCTACAAG GCCACTTATAG TGGAGT ACCTGTATACGAGATGGTCTGTCGCGATGTCGCGGTTATGCGCAGACGTTCAGACGCGTACTTGAACGCGACCCAAATCCTGAAAGTAGCCGGTTTCGACAAACCTCAGCGAACGCGAGTCTTGGAGAGGGAAGTGCAAAAGGGAGAGCACGAAAAGGTTCAGGGTGGCTACGGAAAATATCAAG GTACCTGGATTCCTATCGAGCGTGGTCTTGCTCTTGCCAAGCAATACGGTGTTGAAGATATTCTCCGACCCATCATCGACTATGTTCCTACTTCAGTATCGCCTCCTCCTGCCCCCAAACACTCTGTCGCGCCTCCTTCAAAAGCCCGTAGGGACAGGGAAAAAGAAACCGGTCGAACCAAGGCTACCCCTTCACGAACTGGCCCGACATCAGCAGCTGCTCTTCAAGCCCAAGCGCAATTGAATCGTGCCAAAATGCATGACTCCACTCCTGACGCCGATGCTAGCTTCCGCTCTTTCGAGGAGAGAGTCAGCTTAACACCTGAAGATGACTCGAGCAGTGACACGCCGAGCCCCGTTGCGAGTGTTATGACTGACCAGGACATGGAAGTTGATAAGATGGGGATGCACATGAGCATGCCCAATGTGACACTGTCCCAAAATATGGAGGAATTGGGGGCTGGCTCAAGAAAACGTAGCGCCgcgatgatgatggaggatgaggacCAATTTGGTCAGCTCCGGTCAATCAGAGGCAATAGCGCCGTCCACACTCCCCATGGCACTCCTCGACAACTTGGTATCGGTATGCCTCCAGAACCAATTGGGCCCGAACAATACACCGACATCATCCTTAATTACTTTGTTTCTGAAACCTCTCAAATACCGTCCATCCTCGTCAGCCCTCCTCATGACTTTGATCCTAATGCTCCTATTGACGATGACGGTCACACCGCGCTTCACTGGGCGTGTGCCATGGGCCGAGTACGCGTCGTCAAACTGCTTCTCACCGCAGGCGCGTCAATCTTTGCTGGTAATAATGCCGAACAAACTCCTCTTATGCGCAGCGTCATGTTCTCAAATAATTATGACATGCGCAAATTCCCAGAGCTTTACGAACTTCTTCACCGATCTACCCTTAACATTGACAAGCAAAATCGAACCGTTTTCCACCACATCGCCAATCTTGCGCTCACAAAGGGCAAAACTCATGCCGCCAAGTACTACATGGAGACTATCCTCGCGCGTTTGGCCGACTATCCTCAAGAACTTGCGGACGTGATCAATTTccaagatgaagaaggtgaaACAGCTTTAACTATTGCTGCGCGTGCCAGAAGCCGTCGATTGGTGAAGGCTCTGCTCGACCACGGTGCGAATCCCAAGATCAAGAACCGTGATTCTCGCTCTGCCGAAGATTATATCCTTGAGGATGAGCGATTCCGTTCATCTCCTGTTCCAGCTCCCAACGGTAATATCGGTAAAGCCAGCACCTCAGCTGCCGCCGAAAGACCCCTCTTCGCTCCTCAGTTGTACTTTTCCGAAGCGGCCAGGTTATGTGGGGGGCAAGCATTAACCGACATCACTTCCCATATGCAGTCGCTCGCACGATCTTTCGACGCTGAATTACAAGGCAAGGAGCGGGACATTCTACAAGCCAAGGCCCTTCTTACCAACATTCATACTGAGGTCACCGAAAATGGTCGATCCATCACTGCGATTACCAATCAAGCGGCTCCTCTCGAAGAAAAACGACATGAGCTTGAGTCTTTACAAGCATCTCTGAAAACAAGAGTGAAGGACgctttgaagaagggttATATTGGGTGGCTTGAGGGCGAACTGATAAGGGAACAACGATGGGAGAAGGGTGAGCTCGACggaaatgaagaagagagggcGGCTGTTCAGGCGTTGAAAGATGTTCCCACCGGCGGTCAGGAGGTTGTTCAGGCCGAGGAGGAAAAGTTAAGATGGGAGAttgaggagaagaggaagcgAAGGGCTATGTTTGTGGAAAAGTTTGTCAGGGCACAGTCTGAA GCTGGTACAAGCGAGCAGATTGCCAAGTACAGAAAACTGGTATCCGCCGGGCTCGGAGGTGTTTCAACAAATGAAGTAGATGAGTTGATGAACGAATTATTAGAA GGTctcgaagaagagagtgaTAGTCAAGTGTACAACACATCAACTGGAGAATCAGGTCCTTCATCATGGGTGCAGTAA
- a CDS encoding Hypothetical protein (Similar to TIGR gene model, INSD accession AAW41782.1; CNB00810), giving the protein MGRTWPQSVMPTIYVDEDRGRIVMGAGGEVIVHPLYAPRGYYGEPRYGGKVVGPGRDFVLRTPGSGSKSDVVSVVDLHDGQGSLAIAKFDGQIERIILPDYGPTIPKSTARYPHESTRSTRLRKVTGSEKGEMMMTTSWDGVVSLLQTRSPWIEPMSMSLEGKVAWSSLLTTSHPTLPPMAMLGTKTAISVHPILPSRISSTPSRLLEGPEHPQTSSPYDLRLPSPSSSHHPSLLLSAWYDSHLRIHDLRSPSLSPILTFQDPFTWADGSAFYSACFTGEHHIAGGGARHGTVAFFDIRNSKTGWSCFSPGGKGSPVYSLQGEGGRVWGVTERRAFVLAFDGSGDEPGGLVAHEARAMALRDRDRGGYAPSGRRGRGGKWVWPIKYDADEGNRAVGYEHTERDIRLFDSLIAA; this is encoded by the coding sequence ATGGGCAGGACGTGGCCGCAAAGCGTCATGCCTACAATTTATGTGGATGAGGATAGAGGAAGGATCGTTATGGGCGCAGGTGGCGAGGTCATTGTTCACCCGTTATATGCACCAAGAGGGTACTATGGAGAGCCTAGGTACGGCGGCAAGGTGGTTGGTCCAGGGAGAGATTTCGTCTTGCGTACTCCCGGATCAGGGAGCAAATCGGATGTCGTATCAGTTGTCGATCTGCACGACGGCCAAGGTTCCCTCGCCATTGCAAAGTTTGACGGTCAAATAGAGCGGATCATTCTGCCGGATTATGGACCTACCATCCCAAAGAGTACGGCTCGGTATCCGCATGAGAGTACGAGGTCCACCAGGCTACGCAAAGTGACAGGCTCAGAGAAAGGcgagatgatgatgaccACTTCGTGGGACGGGGTAGTCTCGCTCTTACAAACTCGGTCGCCATGGATTGAGCCGATGTCAATGAGCTTGGAAGGCAAGGTGGCTTGGTCTAGTCTCCTCACCACTTCCCATCCGACTTTGCCGCCTATGGCCATGTTGGGTACTAAGACCGCCATCTCTGTTCACCCCATTTTACCCTCGCGCATCTCCTCTACACCCTCCCGTCTTCTTGAAGGCCCAGAGCATCCTCAGACGTCGTCCCCCTACGACCTTCGGCTCCCTtcaccttcatcttctcaCCACCCCTCATTACTCCTTTCCGCTTGGTATGACTCCCATCTTCGAATACACGATCTTCGAtctccctctctttccccGATCTTGACCTTTCAAGATCCGTTCACCTGGGCGGACGGCTCTGCATTCTACTCAGCATGTTTTACCGGTGAACACCACATCGCGGGGGGCGGCGCTCGCCATGGAACTGTTGCCTTTTTTGATATACGTAATAGTAAAACCGGATGGAGTTGCTTCTCCCCCGGCGGCAAGGGCTCTCCGGTGTATTCGCTCCAAGGGGAAGGTGGGAGAGTATGGGGAGTCACAGAAAGGAGAGCGTTTGTTCTCGCATTTGATGGCTCAGGTGACGAACCTGGTGGCTTAGTTGCTCATGAGGCGAGAGCGATGGCATTAAGGGATAGAGATAGAGGTGGATACGCCCCATCAGGCCGGAGAGGCAGAGGCGGAAAATGGGTTTGGCCAATCAAGTATGACGCCGATGAAGGCAACAGAGCTGTTGGGTATGAGCATACAGAAAGGGATATCAGATTATTCGATTCTCTCATAGCAGCGTGA
- a CDS encoding Mitochondrial inner membrane protein, putative (Similar to TIGR gene model, INSD accession AAW41781.1): MSFIRPSASTSAFRAVGLGLGRRCLHNSRPLALGASQVKRDALVASNETGGFKYIPGGPILRGTVNDATTFPTPNKAHGSYHWAFERLLSASLIPLTVGAAVSSGTAYPIMDGILAVSLIIHTHIGFDACVVDYVHPRKFPVLGPITRWILRAATGLSVWGVYEFNTNDIGLTELVRRAWTA; the protein is encoded by the exons ATGTCCTTCATCAGACCATCAGCTTCAACCTCTGCTTTTCGCGCCGTGGGATTGGGTCTCGGGAGAAGGTGCTTGCACAACT CTCGACCGTTGGCTCTCGGAGCGAGCCAAGTGAAGAGGGATGCGTTGGTGGCTTCCAACGAAACAGGTGGCTTCAAGTACATTCCTGGAGGTC CCATCCTCCGCGGTACTGTCAACGACGCCACCACCTTCCCTACTCCTAACAAGGCTCACGGCTCTTACCACTGGGCATTTGAGCGACTTCTTTCTGCGAGTTTGATACCTCTCACCGTCGGTGCCGCCGTCTCCTCGGGTACCGCCTAC CCCATAATGGACGGTATCCTCGCCGTCTCCCTTATTATCCACACTCATATCGGTTTCGATGCTTGTGTTGTTGACTACGTCCACCCCCGAAAGTTCCCTGTCCTTGGCCCCATCACCCGATGGATCTTGCGAGCTGCTACCGGTTTGAGCGTTTGGGGTGTCTACGAGTTCAACACCAACGACATTGGTCTTACTGAACTCGTCAGGCGGGCTTGGACTGCCTAA
- a CDS encoding DNA strand annealing protein, putative (Similar to TIGR gene model, INSD accession AAW41780.1), whose translation MSISAKLLEKYLEHQQTNFGLARNFSPPALSKRLARPIQKPSLQNRSLRMDTKESSYMGRQNFPISTPVQGFATQWSEERVHQIQARLARKLGPEYITQRPGPGGSSKLCYIEGWKVVELANDVFGFNGWSTTVVSLTTDFLDVNKDGRVSVNCTAIIRVTLLDGTFHEDVGCGQGDNMKGRGAALDKAQKEAITDGTKRALRSFGNMLGNCLYDKDYTKEVVKMRVPPVRFNRDTLERRPEFLPTGVPAMPAAGPSYASPIPSHLNNGPRPQAPVPVQNNPLPPQNIPFQPPAAPATPLKSLNEAQDEDVPIALDENFDPEFADFYGSDSIFAELDDQSIQAGPNFNNSNNMDPETPKPVPMPEQPAYQHRQGPDLTKTVSDNQITTPKPANQFNPPSKPALNPQSGNHYVCASKDPPKIGPSHTPPIADNQNNQTGGPSSSAGSTSGSKPALPKPRPLGSFAFPGKQTPKESRAKAIASAFKQAGRTPKSPRIPSGGVDFVAKRATTKLMVEGARLGLEENCDIDPVADGFQGFASAKGLKRLPEEQRRSMSPTKERSNPGLASNGSRTALGELPMEDESSWPIKRQRTSK comes from the exons ATGAGCATTTCGGCGAAGCTCTTGGAAAAGTATCTTGAACATCAACAGACGAATTTCGGCCTTGCGCGAAACTTCTCGCCGCCTGCGCTCTCCAAGAGACTCGCACGTCCCATCCAAAAACCCTCACTGCAAAATCGATCTCTCAGAATGGACACAAAAGAGTCAAGCTATATGGGCCGCCAGAACTTTCCCATCTCTACACCGGTACAAGGCTTTGCTACTCAATGGTCTGAAGAACGAGTTCATCAAATCCAAGCTAGACTGGCAAGGAAGCTCGGCCCAGAATATATCACACAGAGACCAGGTCCCGGTGGATCTTCCAAGTTATG CTATATTGAGGGCTGGAAAG TGGTGGAGCTGGCGAACGACGTCTTTGGTTTTAACGGATGGTCAACGACTGTCGTTTCTCTTACAACTGACTTT CTTGATGTCAACAAGGACGGTAGAGTATCTGTAAATTGCACTGCAATCATCAGAGTCACACTCCTAGATGGGACCTTCCATGAAGATGTTGGGTGTGGACAGGGAGATAATATGAAAGGCAGAGGTGCCGCGTTAGACAAG GCCCAAAAAGAAGCTATCACGGACGGTACGAAACGCGCGCTGAGGTCTTTCGGTAATATGCTGGGCAATTGTTTGTATGACAAAGACTACACGAAAGAGGTGGTCAAGATGAGGGTCCCTCCA GTGCGATTTAATCGTGATACACTCGAAAGAAGACCAGAGTTTTTGCCCACTGGTGTACCCGCTATGCCTGCTGCCGGTCCTTCATACGCATCGCCCATTCCTTCCCATCTCAATAACGGCCCTCGCCCGCAGGCACCTGTTCCTGTCCAAAATAATCCATTACCTCCTCAAAACATACCATTTCAGCCACCAGCTGCACCGGCCACTCCATTGAAATCCCTCAACGAAGCACAAGACGAAGATGTTCCTATTGCTCTGGACGAAAACTTTGACCCAGAATTTGCCGACTTTTATGGAAGCGATTCCATCTTTGCCGAGCTAGATGATCAATCGATTCAAGCTGGTCCCAACTTTAACAATTC TAACAATATGGATCCAGAGACTCCCAAACCTGTGCCCATGCCGGAACAACCAGCCTACCAGCACCGTCAAGGTCCCGATCTCACAAAAACTGTTTCTGACAATCAAATCACTACACCCAAGCCAGCCAATCAGTTCAATCCGCCTTCCAAACCTGCTCTCAACCCTCAAAGCGGCAACCATTACGTCTGCGCGAGCAAGGATCCTCCCAAAATTGGTCCTTCCCATACTCCACCCATCGCTGACAATCAAAACAACCAAACTGGAGGACCCAGCTCAAGTGCGGGGAGTACCTCTGGGTCAAAACCTGCCCTCCCCAAACCGAGACCATTAGGTAGTTTTGCGTTCCCTGGAAAG CAAACCCCGAAAGAATCTCGAGCTAAAGCTATAGCTTCTGCATTTAAGCAAGCAGGTCGTACCCCGAAATCTCCACGTATACCCTCGGGTGGCGTCGACTTTGTCGCCAAACGAGCAACGACCAAACTTATGGTGGAAGGCGCGAGGTTGGGATTGGAAGAGAATTGTGATATTGATCCTGTTGCCGATGGATTCCAGGGATTTGCTAGTGCCAAAGGTCTGAAAAGGTTACCGGAAGAGCAACGGAGAAG TATGTCGCCCACTAAGGAAAGGTCAAATCCTGGGTTGGCGTCGAACGGAAGCAGGACGGCTCTAGGTGAACTACCGATGGAAGACGAAAGTAGTTGGCCGATCAAACGGCAGCGGACGAGTAAATGa
- a CDS encoding DNA polymerase delta, small subunit, putative (Similar to TIGR gene model, INSD accession AAW41779.1): MATLLPEPEGSPSLRPAPSYDPLIELSKPFTIDPASRSYKHQYANIYFVRLVEQRPTVEEKAREKWKNVKGHPPLLPRILNLTRSQLCYIVGTIYMEMPLKPNILEDMARDHWLSAPIPRTKFFSAQDSVHLEDESGRVRLIGDVIQKERDREGGGLVTGVIMAALGMETPSGDFEVIDICFAGMPDKLVLDSGPSNAKGKGRAEGDEDVDMQEDAEIELSDSEKTWVAMVSGLSIGTQEAPTDLKAEMLIEWLMGEIGGPSDQLDGGRIARLIIAGNSLTLPVKGEDDKKIKRFNSTSRPLFPNHPTKTLATLFADLLSTSLPIHLIPGPSDPAGATLPQQPLPKILFGGKAKTEGLECETNPTWMEVGGRSFLTTGGQAIDDIFKYIPGKSRLGMTQRTLEWRHMAPTAPDTLWIYPFPDADPFIMKHRPDVYIVGNQPEFETTIIGGDDAPTRLVLLPSFAKTGTLAFVCLETLECKTLEFEAPMWVGETVAGEAEGDDNEEVGS; encoded by the exons ATGGCGACGCTTCTCCCAGAGCCAGAGGGAAGTCCCTCGCTCCGCCCGGCTCCTTCCTATGATCCGCTTATAGAACTTTCGAAGCCATTCACAATCGATCCGGCTTCTCGCTCGTACAAGCACCAGTATGCCAATATCTACTTTGTCAGGTTGGTCGAACAGCGTCCCACTGTTGAAGAGAAGGCTAGGGAAAAGTGGAAGAATGTAAAGG GCCATCCACCTCTTTTACCGCGTATCCTCAACTTGACCCGATCGCAGCTTTGCTATATCGTCGGTACAATTTATATGGAGATGCCTCTGAAACCCAATATTTTAGAAGATATGGCTAGAGAT CACTGGCTCTCTGCACCCATTCCAAGAACGAAATTCTTCTCCGCTCAAGATTCCGTCCATCTTGAAGATGAATCAGGCCGAGTGCGCTTGATAGGCGATGTTATCCAGAAGGAAAGGGATAGGGAGGGAGGTGGTCTTGTAACCGGAGTGATCATGGCCGCTTTGGGGATGGAGACTCCCTCAGGGGATTTCGAGGTGATCGACATTTGCTTTGCAGGAATGCCAGATAAGCTTGTTCTTGATTCTGGACCATCCAATGCCAAAGGGAAGGGCAGAGCTGAAGGTGACGAGGATGTTGATATGCAAGAAG ATGCTGAAATTGAACTCTCAGACAGCGAAAAGACTTGGGTGGCGATGGTGTCTGGTTTGTCGATCGGTACTCAAGAAGCGCCTACAGATCTCAAGGCTGAAATGTTGATCGAATGGTTGATGGGAGAAATTGGAGGACCTTCA GATCAATTGGATGGTGGACGGATAGCGCGGTTGATCATAGCGGGTAACTCTTTAACACTTCCTGTAAAGGGCGAAGACGACAAAAAGATT AAACGCTTCAATTCCACCTCCAGACCTCTCTTCCCCAATCACCCTACAAAAACCCTGGCAACACTTTTCGCCGACCTCCTTTCCACATCCTTACCGATTCATCTTATACCTGGACCCTCCGATCCTGCGGGTGCCACTCTTCCTCAACAACCTTTGCCAAAAATCTTATTTGGAGGTAAAGCGAAAACAGAAGGACTGGAATGTGAAACGAACCCTACATGGATGGAAGTTGGCGGAAGAAG CTTCCTTACCACCGGTGGCCAGGCGATTGATGACATTTTTAAATATATCCCAGGCAAATCTAGGCTAGGGATGACACAACGTACATTAGAATGGCGGCATATGGCACCTACAGCGCCCGACACCCTGTGGATATACCCCTTCCCCGATGCTGATCCTTTTATTATGAAACATCGGCCGGATGTGTATATTGTTGGTAACCAACCAGAGTTTGAAACGACCATTATTGGAG GTGACGACGCTCCCACACGTCTTGTACTCCTCCCATCATTTGCCAAGACGGGAACACTTGCTTTTGTCTGTCTCGAAACGCTGGAATGCAAGACGCTTGAGTTTGAGGCCCCCATGTGGGTTGGAGAGACCGTAGCAGGTGAAGCAGAGGGTGATGATAATGAGGAGGTAGGGTCATAG